CGGTGAGGAGCACCGGGTCGTACCCGCCGCTTCCCTGGCCGCTCTCGACGACGCGCTCGCCGAAGCCGATCGTCGTGATCGGCGTCTTCCCATCGAGGCGCTCCGCGATGGCGCGCACGACGATGTCGTTGCTCCCACGGATCCCGACGGTCGGCAACCCATCCGTGAACAGGATGACGCGCCGCACGCGGTCGCCGTCCGCCGGGCACTCGGCCATGCAGCGGAGCCCGCGGAGCGCGCCGTCGACGAGGTTCGTGCCGTTGACGACCTTGAGGTGACCGATCCGTTCGGCGAGCGTCGCGCGGCGTTCCGACGTGAGCGGACCCACCGGCGCGACGATCTGCGCGTCGTCGGAGTAGACCACGAGTCCGACGCGGTCCTTCGCGGTGAGGTTCTGGACGAACCGGGCCGCGGCGTCCTTCGCGAGCGCGAGCTTCGTCGGGCTGTTCGGCAGCGCCGTCGCCGCTTCGTTCATGGACGTCGAGACGTCGATGACGAGGACGGCGTCGATCGGCTTGCGCTTCGCCTCCTCGACCTCCGGGGCCTCGACGCTCACCATGAGGTGCACGTCGCCCGGCTCGTTGTGGTTGATCTTCCTTCGGTCCAGTCTGGCTGCGATCTTCATGTTCCTTGCTCCTGTGGTGTGGGTGCTTCGTGCGTCGGCGCGAGGCGCTGGGTGCGAGCGTCTCCAAACCAAACGCGTGATTTCCCACATCCCGCTCCTGCGGACGGCGGATCAACCCAAACCCCGTTTCCAGGGCGCTGTTGACCCCAACGTCCCAAAGGAGTGGAGATGTACCTCTGTTGTCAACAGGGCACGGGGAGTATGGCGGGTGCCCGAGCGCCTGTCAAAAGACGGTGTCGTCCATTCCGACAACACCTCGAACCCCCCCCTCGCTTCGTCATCTCGAGCGAAATGCAATGAAGCCGAGAGATCTCCGGCTCACCGTTGAGCGAGATTTCTCCACTTCGCTCGCATCCTAGCTCGCTCCGGTCGAAATGACGGGATTTTTTCGCCGCATGGTTGACAGGCGCGCTGGTTCATGCTAGAACAACAATGGACGCTCCACTATGATTCCTCGTGCGGGTCAGTGGAGTTTGGTACGTTCACAACCGGGGGCACAGAACCCTCAACCGCAGTACCCCAGCACGGAAACCCGGACCGGCGTTTACGCCGCGGGTGAGTCCGCCTTGTGCGGATTCAGGAGGAGACACAGACGATGCGAAGGATTCTGCAACGCAGTACCACTCCGAGCTCCCGCCACAAGCGGGCAGGCATCGGGGCGGCGGTCCTCTTCGGCCTCGTCGCGACATCCGTCGCGCAGGCACAGGGCTTGCCCTGCGATCCGGTCATCTATGACGACGCTGGCGTGTTCGAGAGCCTCGGT
Above is a genomic segment from Gemmatimonadales bacterium containing:
- a CDS encoding VWA domain-containing protein, giving the protein MKIAARLDRRKINHNEPGDVHLMVSVEAPEVEEAKRKPIDAVLVIDVSTSMNEAATALPNSPTKLALAKDAAARFVQNLTAKDRVGLVVYSDDAQIVAPVGPLTSERRATLAERIGHLKVVNGTNLVDGALRGLRCMAECPADGDRVRRVILFTDGLPTVGIRGSNDIVVRAIAERLDGKTPITTIGFGERVVESGQGSGGYDPVLLTAIAERSGGGFYHAEGMDGILGAFALELGALRSVAATDVRVAITPGSDITVAKAYNDRPTSAKDGTTVVELGQLYGGETQHIVVKLQLPKREKAFPRDTLAAKVVVSGVSTASGAFQDEQRVEFRYVEASEADTKP